A section of the Castanea sativa cultivar Marrone di Chiusa Pesio chromosome 12, ASM4071231v1 genome encodes:
- the LOC142621259 gene encoding UDP-N-acetylglucosamine diphosphorylase 1-like: MASFNANNVLRRNQAKVAKAPDGNGGVYSALKYSRLLEDMATRGIKYVDCYGVDNALVRVADPTFLGYFIDKGVASAAKVVRKGMGGRM; encoded by the exons ATGGCATCCTTCAACGCAAATAATGTATTGAGGAGAAACCAAGCAAAG GTAGCTAAGGCTCCAGATGGGAATGGAGGAGTATATTCAG CTCTAAAGTATTCAAGGTTATTAGAAGATATGGCCACGAGAGGGATTAAATATGTGGATTGCTATGGTGTTGACAATGCACTG GTCCGCGTAGCTGATCCAACTTTCTTGGGATATTTCATTGATAAAGGTGTAGCTTCTGCTGCAAAAGTTGTCCGTAAG GGAATGGGAGGACGGATGTAA